A portion of the Betta splendens chromosome 2, fBetSpl5.4, whole genome shotgun sequence genome contains these proteins:
- the LOC114851295 gene encoding sialoadhesin-like isoform X1, protein MTGNLLLWLLPVTSLLSCPTRQARLTVSPSSSQFFKGDFVSLSCEVDGRSGGWTVKRNNTRRWMTQCEEWGKPEGSTCNISYVLPLDSGVYWCESSSASSSSSSSSSSSSSINISVSGGSVILQSPVLPVMEGHDVTLHCQTKSPPSKLPADFYKDGSLIRTEPTGHMTIHRVTKSDEGAYKCSIQAGGESASSWLLVSGSPPPPPPPPPPTIFPLILHLLVFCLYLISTLLMVSTYRQKHSDNCLLVSMAMTSLDPAKEEPGDVVMTELRT, encoded by the exons ATGACAGggaacctgctgctgtggctgctcc CAGTGACATCACTGCTGAGCTGCCCAACAAGGCAAG CTCGTCTCACTGTGAGTCCCAGCAGCTCTCAGTTCTTCAAAGGAGACTttgtgtctctgagctgtgaggtTGATGGGAGATCTGGAGGATGGACGGTGAAGAGGAACAATACAAGACGATGGATGACTCAGTGTGAAGAGTGGGGAAAACCTGAGGGTTCCACCTGTAACATCAGCTACGTCCTCCCTCTGGACAGTGGAGTTTACTGGTGCGAGTCCAGctctgcatccagcagcagcagcagcagcagcagcagcagcagcagcatcaacatcagtgtCTCTG gtggatcagtgatcctgcagagtcctgtcctccctgtgatggagggacatgatgtcactctgcactgtcaaacaaagagccctccctccaagctcccagctgatttctataaagatggctccctcatcaggactgagcctacaggtcacatgaccatcCACCGTGTCACCAAGTCTGATGAAGGAGCCTATAAATGCAGCATCCAGGCTGGTGGAGAGTCTGCgtccagctggctgctggtttCAG GGtcgcctccacctccgcctccacctccacctccaaccATCTTCCCTCTGATCCTACACCTGCTGGTGTTCTGCCTGTACCTCATCTCCACTTTGCTCATGGTCTCCACATATCGACAGAAACATTCAG ATAACTGCCTGCTCGTTTCCATGGCAATGACATCACTGGACCCTGCCAAGGAGGAGCCTGGCGATGTGGTGATGACGGAGCTTCGAACCTGA
- the LOC114851295 gene encoding sialoadhesin-like isoform X2, translating to MTGNLLLWLLLTSLLSCPTRQARLTVSPSSSQFFKGDFVSLSCEVDGRSGGWTVKRNNTRRWMTQCEEWGKPEGSTCNISYVLPLDSGVYWCESSSASSSSSSSSSSSSSINISVSGGSVILQSPVLPVMEGHDVTLHCQTKSPPSKLPADFYKDGSLIRTEPTGHMTIHRVTKSDEGAYKCSIQAGGESASSWLLVSGSPPPPPPPPPPTIFPLILHLLVFCLYLISTLLMVSTYRQKHSDNCLLVSMAMTSLDPAKEEPGDVVMTELRT from the exons ATGACAGggaacctgctgctgtggctgctcc TGACATCACTGCTGAGCTGCCCAACAAGGCAAG CTCGTCTCACTGTGAGTCCCAGCAGCTCTCAGTTCTTCAAAGGAGACTttgtgtctctgagctgtgaggtTGATGGGAGATCTGGAGGATGGACGGTGAAGAGGAACAATACAAGACGATGGATGACTCAGTGTGAAGAGTGGGGAAAACCTGAGGGTTCCACCTGTAACATCAGCTACGTCCTCCCTCTGGACAGTGGAGTTTACTGGTGCGAGTCCAGctctgcatccagcagcagcagcagcagcagcagcagcagcagcagcatcaacatcagtgtCTCTG gtggatcagtgatcctgcagagtcctgtcctccctgtgatggagggacatgatgtcactctgcactgtcaaacaaagagccctccctccaagctcccagctgatttctataaagatggctccctcatcaggactgagcctacaggtcacatgaccatcCACCGTGTCACCAAGTCTGATGAAGGAGCCTATAAATGCAGCATCCAGGCTGGTGGAGAGTCTGCgtccagctggctgctggtttCAG GGtcgcctccacctccgcctccacctccacctccaaccATCTTCCCTCTGATCCTACACCTGCTGGTGTTCTGCCTGTACCTCATCTCCACTTTGCTCATGGTCTCCACATATCGACAGAAACATTCAG ATAACTGCCTGCTCGTTTCCATGGCAATGACATCACTGGACCCTGCCAAGGAGGAGCCTGGCGATGTGGTGATGACGGAGCTTCGAACCTGA
- the LOC114851268 gene encoding high affinity immunoglobulin gamma Fc receptor I-like isoform X1, translating into MKAPLLVLCEYTAFHTVSIRGTVSNVHVWLDANTLKCPVVSGLFFCRTSAHSRASVLVSPNKAQYFEYDSFTVSCQASDSGEWSVWRYTADGLGRCGSSWGIRTATSCSLDTVKRSASGVYWCQSEKSDTSDAVNITVTADRVILQSPVLPVMEGHDVTLHCQTKSPPSKLPADFYKDGSLIRTEPTGHMTIHRVTKSDEGAYKCSIQAGGESASSWMLIKGAAAPVSIAASPDTSQRFEYEDLTLSCGPGSSLHAWTIKRSQSSGGPVSGCGQQWGRATAAGCVLVAAKQSDSGVYWCESAAARRSSSINVSVVGERTAVILQSPVLPVMEGHDVTLHCQTKSPPSKLPADFYKDGSLIRTEPTGHMTIHRVTKSDEGAYKCSIQAGGESASSWMWVRANSSSPSALGGTLPAVTVVRHVLICCPYVICTVLMLSVYHHRPSGPDPSVTMTTLPRNQDDDESQQDDVTVATEHCF; encoded by the exons ATGAAGGCGCCGCTGCTCGTCCTCTGTGAGTACACAGCTTTTCACACAGTGAGCATCCGTGGCACCGTCAGCAACGTGCACGTTTGGTTGGATGCAAACACACTGAAGTGCCCTGTTGTTTCAGGGCTTTTCTTCTGCAGGACGTCGGCCCACAGTCGAG CCTCCGTCCTCGTTTCTCCAAACAAAGCTCAGTATTTTGAATATGACAGCTTCACTGTGAGCTGTCAAGCCTCCGACTCTGGAGAGTGGAGCGTCTGGAGATACACAGCAGACGG tctggGCCGGTGCGGATCCAGCTGGGGCATCAGAACCGCCACCAGCTGCAGCCTAGACACGGTGAAGCGGTCTGCGAGCGGTGTGTACTGGTGCCAGTCAGAGAAGAGCGACACCAGCGACGCCGTGAACATCACGGTCACTG CTGATAGAGTGATCCTGCAGAGTCCTgtcctccctgtgatggagggacatgatgtcactctgcactgtcaaacaaagagccctccctccaagctcccagctgatttctataaagatggctccctcatcaggactgagcctacaggtcacatgaccatcCACCGTGTCACCAAGTCTGATGAAGGAGCCTATAAATGCAGCATCCAGGCTGGTGGAGAGTCTGCGTCCAGCTGGATGCTGATAAAAG gagctgctgctcccgTCTCCATCGCTGCGTCTCCAGACACGTCTCAGAGGTTTGAGTACGAGGATCTGACCCTGAGCTGTGGCCCCGGCAGCAGCCTCCATGCGTGGACCATCAAACGGTCCCAGAGCTCTGGAGGCCCCGTGTCCGGGTGTGGGCAGCAGTGGGGACGCGCCACGGCGGCGGGCTGCGTCCTCGTCGCCGCCAAGCAGTCGGACAGCGGCGTGTACTGGTGCGAGTCTGCTGCAGCTCgacgcagcagctccatcaaCGTCAGCGTGGTCG gtgaaCGCACAGCAGTGATCCTGCAGAGTCCTgtcctccctgtgatggagggacatgatgtcactctgcactgtcaaacaaagagccctccctccaagctcccagctgatttctataaagatggctccctcatcaggactgagcctacaggtcacatgaccatcCACCGTGTCACCAAGTCTGATGAAGGAGCCTATAAATGCAGCATCCAGGCTGGTGGAGAGTCTGCGTCCAGCTGGATGTGGGTCAGAG CCAATAGCAGCTCTCCCTCAGCCCTCGGTGGAACCCTGCCTGCGGTGACGGTGGTCCGCCACGTCCTCATCTGTTGTCCCTACGTCATCTGCACCGTCCTCATGCTCTCTGTTTATCATCACAGGCCTTCAG GGCCTGATCCatctgttaccatgacaaccctGCCACGCAACCAGGACGATGACGAGTCACAGCAGGATGATGTGACCGTCGCCACCGAGCACTGTTTCTGA
- the LOC114851268 gene encoding high affinity immunoglobulin gamma Fc receptor I-like isoform X2 has product MKAPLLVLWLFFCRTSAHSRASVLVSPNKAQYFEYDSFTVSCQASDSGEWSVWRYTADGLGRCGSSWGIRTATSCSLDTVKRSASGVYWCQSEKSDTSDAVNITVTADRVILQSPVLPVMEGHDVTLHCQTKSPPSKLPADFYKDGSLIRTEPTGHMTIHRVTKSDEGAYKCSIQAGGESASSWMLIKGAAAPVSIAASPDTSQRFEYEDLTLSCGPGSSLHAWTIKRSQSSGGPVSGCGQQWGRATAAGCVLVAAKQSDSGVYWCESAAARRSSSINVSVVGERTAVILQSPVLPVMEGHDVTLHCQTKSPPSKLPADFYKDGSLIRTEPTGHMTIHRVTKSDEGAYKCSIQAGGESASSWMWVRANSSSPSALGGTLPAVTVVRHVLICCPYVICTVLMLSVYHHRPSGPDPSVTMTTLPRNQDDDESQQDDVTVATEHCF; this is encoded by the exons ATGAAGGCGCCGCTGCTCGTCCTCT GGCTTTTCTTCTGCAGGACGTCGGCCCACAGTCGAG CCTCCGTCCTCGTTTCTCCAAACAAAGCTCAGTATTTTGAATATGACAGCTTCACTGTGAGCTGTCAAGCCTCCGACTCTGGAGAGTGGAGCGTCTGGAGATACACAGCAGACGG tctggGCCGGTGCGGATCCAGCTGGGGCATCAGAACCGCCACCAGCTGCAGCCTAGACACGGTGAAGCGGTCTGCGAGCGGTGTGTACTGGTGCCAGTCAGAGAAGAGCGACACCAGCGACGCCGTGAACATCACGGTCACTG CTGATAGAGTGATCCTGCAGAGTCCTgtcctccctgtgatggagggacatgatgtcactctgcactgtcaaacaaagagccctccctccaagctcccagctgatttctataaagatggctccctcatcaggactgagcctacaggtcacatgaccatcCACCGTGTCACCAAGTCTGATGAAGGAGCCTATAAATGCAGCATCCAGGCTGGTGGAGAGTCTGCGTCCAGCTGGATGCTGATAAAAG gagctgctgctcccgTCTCCATCGCTGCGTCTCCAGACACGTCTCAGAGGTTTGAGTACGAGGATCTGACCCTGAGCTGTGGCCCCGGCAGCAGCCTCCATGCGTGGACCATCAAACGGTCCCAGAGCTCTGGAGGCCCCGTGTCCGGGTGTGGGCAGCAGTGGGGACGCGCCACGGCGGCGGGCTGCGTCCTCGTCGCCGCCAAGCAGTCGGACAGCGGCGTGTACTGGTGCGAGTCTGCTGCAGCTCgacgcagcagctccatcaaCGTCAGCGTGGTCG gtgaaCGCACAGCAGTGATCCTGCAGAGTCCTgtcctccctgtgatggagggacatgatgtcactctgcactgtcaaacaaagagccctccctccaagctcccagctgatttctataaagatggctccctcatcaggactgagcctacaggtcacatgaccatcCACCGTGTCACCAAGTCTGATGAAGGAGCCTATAAATGCAGCATCCAGGCTGGTGGAGAGTCTGCGTCCAGCTGGATGTGGGTCAGAG CCAATAGCAGCTCTCCCTCAGCCCTCGGTGGAACCCTGCCTGCGGTGACGGTGGTCCGCCACGTCCTCATCTGTTGTCCCTACGTCATCTGCACCGTCCTCATGCTCTCTGTTTATCATCACAGGCCTTCAG GGCCTGATCCatctgttaccatgacaaccctGCCACGCAACCAGGACGATGACGAGTCACAGCAGGATGATGTGACCGTCGCCACCGAGCACTGTTTCTGA